In the genome of Leptospira inadai serovar Lyme str. 10, one region contains:
- a CDS encoding FAS1-like dehydratase domain-containing protein — protein MAEKGISKDLIGTKLDRYEFDVERGKIREFCQAIGETNPIYFNVEAAKKAGYEDIPAPPTYPTVIQFWGYPKIWQDMESMGVDTSRILHLKEKYTYLKTLYPGKVSSQGECVNVTVGKMDTMTFKTTIRDSKGDAVVEAEMSIFIRKPEH, from the coding sequence ATGGCAGAAAAAGGCATATCAAAAGACCTGATCGGCACAAAACTGGACCGCTACGAATTCGACGTAGAGCGCGGAAAAATCCGCGAATTTTGCCAGGCGATCGGAGAAACGAATCCAATTTATTTCAATGTAGAGGCCGCAAAAAAGGCCGGGTACGAAGACATTCCGGCTCCGCCGACGTACCCTACCGTAATTCAATTTTGGGGTTACCCTAAAATTTGGCAGGATATGGAAAGTATGGGAGTGGACACGTCCCGTATTCTCCATCTAAAGGAAAAATACACGTATCTCAAAACTCTCTATCCGGGTAAGGTCTCTTCACAGGGCGAATGCGTTAATGTGACCGTCGGTAAAATGGATACGATGACTTTCAAGACGACGATCCGCGATTCTAAGGGCGACGCGGTAGTCGAAGCCGAGATGTCCATTTTCATTCGTAAGCCCGAGCATTGA
- a CDS encoding sulfatase, whose amino-acid sequence MIPNKYYQRFVFFLLGILLCVPNCRKIISRSFGEESVNLPVWDGLRSLSKTGSACKGDAEKEIKKIAFHYKKNPARYSDLSSRDRWRNLQFTILLDKENLLNDSRDSLFLFEGGDCTISSEFTKKEARLASENDIIFSFSATILSAKGERIRSSGRLEVKFGNEIVFSETISGQGDSWKEFKIPLTGNAAKLLTSERKPDWSFRWIPTEKDSFVFIGEPLLFSKVLSPEDWGPKENLILIVVDALRPDRLGFGGSPVPTSPVLDRLASQSIVFEKAFANGNWTKPSMLSFFASKIASELGMGNAWFYSTNLHRKIFYSKNPETLVNRLRNVGFVTASLMNNVFLLDYTGVGVDLGFHRLFQPGKDRADTELILNESIKFLRENRNRRFFLHININTPHYPYLPERKYLEALEKSVPAEVWKRYDPFVRKYMAEILYTDEVIGKILDEAKRNGVYDKTWIAVVADHGELQEMEHYYHHHFVAENLHAHGESHYEEEIRVPWILHPPESYKSRIKKWKFEKQVSLLSLFPTLVGAMGFPCPESSCSGTDYSSAMFGEKGADFEEVVYTEGRFSESIRTNELKLIRRYPGYDTVRRTREGAPHSMPEELYDLTADPHEMKNLAPEKSPLLEKARALLASNSLKKNSFVLKLPASEKAIVRKIDLFIEGGIYRYYSDSPFETVRAEHRNLSLKVTQPPGKEVVLRIDTVEPTFRFRLSLWKDGRFEDYKSGKWGFSPEAGNRVYATSPETVASSKLPYEFRSSTVPYIYNDAGLSGNSDSPDQAALGKEVRKVLESWGYIHE is encoded by the coding sequence ATGATTCCAAATAAATATTATCAACGTTTCGTTTTTTTCCTACTAGGAATTTTACTTTGTGTTCCGAACTGTCGAAAAATCATTTCACGATCTTTCGGAGAAGAGAGTGTAAACCTACCGGTCTGGGACGGATTGAGATCGCTCTCCAAAACCGGAAGCGCATGCAAAGGCGATGCGGAAAAAGAAATTAAAAAGATCGCCTTTCATTATAAGAAAAATCCTGCGCGTTATTCCGATCTGTCGAGCCGAGACCGATGGAGAAATCTTCAATTTACGATATTATTAGATAAAGAAAATCTACTGAACGATTCCAGAGATAGCCTCTTTCTGTTCGAAGGCGGAGATTGTACCATCTCTTCCGAGTTTACAAAAAAAGAAGCGAGACTCGCATCAGAAAACGACATTATATTCTCCTTTTCCGCGACTATACTCTCGGCAAAAGGAGAAAGGATTCGCTCTTCGGGAAGATTAGAAGTCAAATTCGGAAACGAAATCGTTTTTAGCGAAACGATTTCGGGACAAGGAGATTCTTGGAAAGAATTTAAAATTCCGTTAACAGGAAATGCCGCAAAATTACTAACCTCGGAGAGGAAACCGGATTGGAGCTTTCGTTGGATTCCCACCGAAAAAGATTCCTTCGTTTTTATCGGAGAACCGCTTTTATTTTCGAAAGTACTTTCGCCCGAGGACTGGGGCCCTAAGGAGAATCTCATCCTGATTGTCGTAGACGCCTTGCGCCCGGATCGCCTCGGTTTCGGAGGTTCGCCTGTTCCCACTAGCCCCGTGTTGGATCGTCTCGCATCTCAATCGATCGTATTCGAAAAAGCTTTTGCCAACGGAAATTGGACGAAACCGTCCATGTTATCCTTTTTTGCTTCCAAGATCGCTTCGGAACTCGGAATGGGAAACGCTTGGTTCTATTCCACGAATTTACATAGGAAGATTTTTTATTCCAAGAATCCGGAGACGCTCGTAAACCGCCTCAGAAACGTCGGCTTTGTAACCGCAAGTTTAATGAATAATGTTTTCCTACTAGACTATACCGGCGTCGGAGTGGATTTAGGCTTTCATAGACTGTTTCAACCCGGAAAAGATAGGGCGGATACGGAACTAATACTTAACGAATCCATAAAGTTCTTGAGAGAGAATAGGAATCGGAGATTTTTTCTTCACATAAATATTAACACCCCGCATTATCCGTATTTACCGGAGCGAAAATATCTGGAAGCATTGGAAAAATCCGTTCCTGCCGAAGTCTGGAAACGTTACGATCCTTTCGTTCGAAAATACATGGCAGAAATATTATATACTGACGAAGTAATCGGTAAGATTCTAGACGAAGCCAAGAGAAACGGCGTTTATGATAAGACCTGGATCGCCGTCGTCGCGGATCACGGAGAACTACAGGAGATGGAACATTATTATCACCATCATTTCGTAGCCGAAAATCTTCATGCCCATGGAGAAAGTCATTACGAAGAGGAAATACGTGTTCCCTGGATTTTACATCCTCCCGAATCGTATAAGTCTCGTATCAAGAAGTGGAAATTCGAAAAACAGGTCTCTCTACTCTCCTTATTCCCGACGTTAGTGGGCGCAATGGGATTTCCCTGTCCCGAAAGTTCCTGCTCCGGTACCGATTATTCTTCGGCGATGTTCGGAGAGAAGGGAGCGGACTTCGAAGAAGTCGTTTATACGGAAGGACGATTTTCGGAATCGATCCGAACGAATGAATTAAAACTAATACGCAGATATCCGGGCTACGATACCGTTCGTCGAACGAGAGAAGGAGCTCCCCATTCTATGCCGGAAGAACTTTACGATCTTACCGCGGATCCTCATGAGATGAAGAATCTCGCTCCGGAAAAATCTCCGTTACTGGAAAAAGCGAGAGCTCTTCTGGCTTCCAATAGTTTGAAAAAGAATTCATTTGTCCTAAAATTACCCGCCTCGGAGAAAGCGATCGTTCGTAAAATCGATCTTTTTATAGAAGGCGGAATTTATCGTTATTATTCCGATTCTCCTTTTGAAACCGTTCGAGCCGAGCATCGAAATCTTTCCTTAAAAGTGACTCAGCCGCCGGGAAAAGAGGTCGTTTTGAGAATAGATACGGTTGAGCCGACGTTTCGATTTAGACTTTCCTTATGGAAAGACGGCAGATTCGAGGATTACAAATCCGGAAAATGGGGATTTTCGCCCGAGGCGGGAAATCGGGTTTATGCAACCTCCCCCGAGACGGTCGCGTCTTCTAAACTTCCGTACGAATTTCGCTCTTCGACGGTTCCTTACATCTATAACGACGCCGGACTATCCGGAAATTCCGATTCCCCCGACCAAGCGGCTTTAGGAAAAGAAGTCCGGAAAGTTCTGGAAAGTTGGGGATATATTCACGAATAA